A single window of Rhodococcus jostii RHA1 DNA harbors:
- a CDS encoding MBL fold metallo-hydrolase, with protein MKPAEIAEGVFFVHSEMVNWVLLTEGDAVTVIDTGYPGQRGEVEESIRAIGRDPHGIEAVLITHAHVDHIGSAQYLAETYGAPVLVHPAEAAHARRECHEVATPWDVLSNIGRPGVLSWAMKLVRLGGTAKYGIDSPTPMPVLGALTCPGAPVPVLVPGHTSGHTVYHLPDHGVVISGDALITGHPTSPISGPQLLPQWLNHYYGTAAVSLDIIGELGADILLPGHGPIHRGSLAEAAATARGRAGFTL; from the coding sequence ATGAAGCCCGCCGAAATCGCCGAGGGCGTGTTCTTCGTGCACTCCGAGATGGTCAACTGGGTGCTGCTCACCGAAGGTGACGCGGTGACTGTGATCGACACCGGATACCCGGGGCAGCGTGGCGAGGTGGAGGAATCGATCCGAGCTATCGGACGGGATCCTCACGGCATCGAGGCCGTGCTCATCACGCACGCGCATGTCGACCACATCGGAAGCGCACAATATCTCGCCGAGACTTACGGGGCGCCTGTACTGGTACACCCTGCCGAGGCAGCTCATGCCCGGCGTGAATGCCATGAGGTCGCGACCCCCTGGGACGTGCTCAGCAACATCGGGCGCCCCGGAGTCCTGTCCTGGGCAATGAAACTGGTGCGTCTGGGTGGCACCGCCAAGTACGGCATCGACTCCCCGACCCCGATGCCCGTACTTGGTGCCCTGACCTGCCCGGGTGCCCCCGTTCCGGTTCTCGTGCCCGGTCATACCTCCGGGCACACGGTTTATCACCTTCCCGATCACGGTGTGGTGATCTCCGGGGACGCCTTGATCACCGGGCATCCGACCTCACCCATCTCCGGTCCCCAGCTACTGCCGCAGTGGCTCAACCACTACTACGGCACGGCCGCCGTGTCACTGGACATCATCGGAGAGCTCGGCGCCGACATACTTCTGCCCGGCCACGGGCCGATCCATCGCGGTTCCCTCGCCGAAGCGGCCGCGACCGCGCGTGGGCGTGCCGGCTTCACCCTGTGA
- a CDS encoding protein kinase domain-containing protein, translating to MGAGDPLDTQRYPPSPAAELAGTGFDDAQEIGRGGFGVVYRCTQEDLERTVAVKVLTVELDDENRARFFREQRAMGRLTGHPNIVNILQVGATDSELPYIVMPYHPQDSLDVRIRRHGPLPVEEALRLGVRMAGAVETAHRLGILHRDIKPANILLTDYGEPELTDFGIAHISGGFETATGAVTGSPAYTAPEVLGGEPPSPAADVYGLGATLFSTLTGHAAFERRSGEQVVAQFLRITTQPVPDLREHGIPDDVSAAIAHAMSREPDQRPATAADFGEELRALQCAHGFPVDEMALRAEPGAEVGDRALASGVRHPTEPAPRSTTGALPLELTSFVGRRHELTEAKNLLAGSRLVTLTGIGGVGKTRLAMRISSAVQRDYANGVRLVELGELHDASSLVDALAGALGVRDHSTRPLRDVLIEFLAPREVLLVLDNCEHLVDAVAELTETLLRTCPRLRTLATSREPLGIGGEAVLRVPPLAVPDPERKLSLRGLPKYDAVTLFTERANAAVPGFALTDDNAAEVAGICHRLDGLPLPIELAAARLRAMSPQQILGRLTDRYTLLTRGNRGAPTRQQTLRLCIDWSFELCTADEQLVWGRVAVFAGSFELDAAEQVCGEGLDPDELLDTLTSLVEKSILIREESGSAVRFRMLETLREYGYEKLEQTGEAVALRRRHRDWYETLVLDAEADWISARQLDWIARLKREQPNLREALEFSIDDDPAAGLRTAAALYWFWSSQGLYNEGRRWLDQLLDRRSGATTLERVTALCYDSVMANSQGDLEAGAALVEAARTLTAHTSDPVLWAYSDCADGMLALYSGDLARACSHLESALAEFSARKDRTLETSLLYPLGTAYGLSGRTDRAIECHERALAITERYGEKMYRAHSLWAMGIDVWRQGDTDRAVRLLEQSLELTRHVHTPRVATACLEALAWITRQQGDALRAATLMGAADGLAQSVGSAVVIHTNLLVYHQDCDQESRKELGDKVFASAHSKGRSLGFDAAIAYALHEQPASTSAPDTDSSVRLTKREHQVADLIAEGLTNQAIADRLVISPRTAQGHVEHILAKLSFASRTQVAAWVVERKRQ from the coding sequence ATGGGTGCAGGTGATCCGCTCGACACTCAGAGGTACCCGCCCTCCCCGGCGGCGGAGTTGGCAGGCACCGGCTTCGACGATGCCCAAGAGATCGGCCGCGGCGGTTTCGGCGTCGTCTACCGCTGCACCCAGGAAGACCTGGAGCGCACGGTAGCGGTGAAGGTCCTCACCGTCGAACTCGACGACGAGAACCGGGCACGATTCTTCCGGGAACAGCGGGCGATGGGGCGGCTGACCGGGCACCCGAACATCGTCAACATTCTGCAGGTCGGTGCCACCGACAGCGAACTTCCCTACATCGTGATGCCGTACCACCCGCAGGATTCCCTGGACGTGCGGATCCGCCGCCACGGTCCGCTGCCGGTGGAGGAGGCACTACGCCTAGGGGTGAGAATGGCCGGAGCGGTGGAGACTGCACACCGGCTCGGCATCCTGCATCGCGACATCAAACCCGCGAACATCCTGCTCACCGATTACGGCGAACCAGAACTGACCGATTTCGGCATCGCTCACATCAGCGGCGGCTTCGAGACCGCCACCGGCGCCGTCACCGGCTCCCCGGCGTACACCGCTCCAGAGGTGCTCGGCGGTGAACCACCGAGCCCGGCCGCCGACGTCTACGGCCTCGGCGCCACCTTGTTCAGTACCCTGACCGGCCACGCCGCATTCGAACGCCGCAGCGGTGAGCAGGTCGTAGCGCAGTTCCTGCGGATCACCACGCAACCGGTCCCCGACCTGCGCGAGCACGGCATCCCCGACGACGTGTCCGCGGCGATCGCCCACGCGATGTCCCGCGAGCCCGACCAGCGCCCGGCTACCGCCGCCGACTTCGGAGAGGAGCTGCGAGCCCTGCAATGCGCCCACGGCTTCCCGGTCGACGAGATGGCCCTGCGCGCCGAACCGGGCGCCGAGGTCGGTGACCGAGCGCTAGCGTCAGGCGTTCGGCACCCCACAGAACCCGCCCCTCGGAGCACTACCGGAGCCCTTCCCCTGGAACTGACGAGTTTCGTCGGCCGCCGGCACGAGCTCACCGAGGCGAAGAACCTCCTGGCCGGGTCGCGGCTGGTGACGTTGACCGGGATCGGAGGTGTGGGCAAGACGCGGCTGGCGATGCGGATTTCGTCGGCTGTGCAGCGCGACTACGCCAACGGTGTGCGGCTGGTGGAGTTGGGTGAGCTGCACGACGCGTCGTCGTTGGTCGACGCCCTCGCCGGCGCACTGGGAGTCCGGGACCACTCGACGAGGCCCCTGCGGGATGTCCTGATCGAGTTCCTCGCCCCGCGCGAGGTGCTGTTGGTTCTCGACAATTGCGAGCACCTGGTAGACGCCGTGGCGGAACTGACCGAAACCCTGCTACGGACGTGTCCGCGGTTGCGGACCCTCGCCACTAGCCGTGAGCCCCTCGGCATCGGCGGGGAAGCAGTGCTGCGGGTCCCGCCGCTGGCCGTCCCCGATCCCGAACGGAAGCTCTCCCTGCGCGGGTTACCCAAATACGATGCGGTGACGTTGTTTACCGAACGCGCCAATGCTGCCGTTCCGGGGTTCGCGCTCACCGACGACAATGCGGCGGAGGTGGCGGGGATCTGTCACCGCCTCGACGGGTTGCCGCTGCCGATCGAACTGGCGGCGGCGCGGCTGCGGGCGATGTCGCCCCAGCAGATCCTGGGACGGCTGACCGACCGCTACACGCTGCTGACCCGCGGCAACCGGGGTGCGCCGACGCGGCAGCAAACCCTGCGGTTGTGTATCGACTGGAGCTTCGAGTTGTGCACCGCCGATGAACAACTCGTGTGGGGGCGGGTGGCGGTGTTCGCGGGAAGCTTCGAACTCGATGCCGCGGAGCAGGTGTGCGGCGAGGGCCTCGACCCGGACGAGTTGCTCGACACGCTGACCTCCTTGGTGGAGAAGTCGATCCTGATCCGGGAAGAATCCGGGTCGGCGGTGCGTTTCCGGATGCTCGAGACCCTCCGCGAATACGGCTACGAGAAACTCGAGCAGACCGGTGAGGCTGTGGCGTTGCGCCGCCGGCACCGGGACTGGTACGAGACGCTGGTGCTCGATGCGGAGGCCGACTGGATCAGCGCCCGCCAGCTCGACTGGATCGCCCGGCTGAAGCGGGAACAGCCGAATCTGCGGGAGGCCCTCGAGTTCAGCATCGACGACGATCCCGCCGCCGGCCTGCGCACCGCCGCCGCACTGTACTGGTTCTGGAGTTCCCAAGGCCTCTACAACGAGGGCCGGCGGTGGCTCGACCAACTCCTCGACCGCCGCAGCGGTGCAACGACCCTCGAACGGGTTACGGCGCTCTGCTATGACAGCGTGATGGCCAATAGCCAGGGAGACCTCGAGGCCGGGGCGGCGCTCGTCGAGGCGGCGCGGACTCTCACCGCACACACGAGCGACCCTGTGTTGTGGGCGTACAGCGACTGCGCCGACGGCATGCTGGCGCTATACAGCGGTGATCTCGCGCGAGCATGCTCTCACCTCGAATCCGCTCTCGCCGAGTTCAGTGCACGGAAAGATCGCACACTCGAAACCAGCCTCCTGTACCCGTTGGGAACGGCCTACGGTCTGTCCGGCCGGACAGACCGGGCGATCGAATGCCACGAACGTGCCCTCGCGATAACGGAGCGATACGGCGAGAAAATGTACCGGGCACACTCTCTGTGGGCCATGGGCATCGACGTGTGGCGACAGGGCGATACCGATCGTGCGGTCCGGCTCCTCGAACAATCGCTCGAGCTGACCCGGCACGTGCACACCCCCCGCGTCGCGACAGCCTGCCTCGAGGCACTGGCCTGGATCACCCGCCAACAGGGCGACGCACTACGGGCCGCAACGCTGATGGGAGCCGCGGACGGGCTGGCGCAATCGGTGGGCAGCGCTGTGGTCATACATACCAATTTGCTTGTTTATCATCAGGACTGCGACCAGGAGTCCCGGAAGGAACTCGGAGACAAAGTTTTTGCGTCGGCCCACAGCAAGGGCCGAAGTCTCGGCTTCGATGCAGCGATCGCCTACGCTCTCCATGAGCAGCCGGCCAGCACCTCCGCGCCCGACACAGATTCGTCGGTGCGACTGACCAAGAGGGAACACCAAGTCGCCGACCTGATCGCCGAAGGCCTGACCAACCAGGCCATCGCCGACCGCCTGGTGATCTCACCACGCACCGCGCAAGGCCACGTGGAGCACATCCTGGCCAAACTGAGTTTCGCCTCCCGCACACAGGTCGCGGCCTGGGTCGTGGAGCGGAAACGTCAGTAG
- a CDS encoding alpha/beta fold hydrolase has translation MNRPPDRAGESRMVRAGGQHLRVHIRRGTGVPLVLCNGIGASLEVLDPLVAHLGAHRTVIRFDAPGTGASPTSPVPYGIPYLAWVTGRMLDTLGYGRVDMLGYSWGGALAQQFAFQNPRRCRRLVLAATATGALMVPARPAVLAKMLTPRRFVDRNYLASIAATIYGGSVDFGNATVTQLVSHQLAAGSRRGYLHQLLAGAVWSSLFALPAIRQPTLIVAGTDDPIIPIINAHIMYRLMPNATLVTHPGGHVDLLTNAATLGPVIENFLRRAPSA, from the coding sequence ATGAACCGCCCTCCGGACCGGGCGGGCGAGTCCCGGATGGTGCGCGCCGGTGGCCAGCACCTGCGTGTACACATCCGGCGCGGCACCGGCGTGCCGCTGGTGCTGTGCAACGGGATCGGCGCCAGCCTCGAGGTACTCGACCCGCTGGTCGCACATCTCGGCGCACACCGCACCGTGATCCGGTTCGACGCCCCAGGCACCGGGGCGTCACCGACTTCTCCTGTGCCCTATGGGATCCCGTACCTTGCGTGGGTAACCGGACGAATGCTCGACACGCTCGGCTACGGCCGGGTCGACATGCTGGGGTACTCATGGGGCGGGGCCCTCGCCCAGCAGTTCGCGTTCCAGAACCCGCGCCGGTGTCGCCGCCTGGTCCTGGCCGCAACCGCAACCGGCGCCCTGATGGTGCCCGCCCGGCCCGCTGTCCTCGCGAAGATGCTCACCCCGCGCCGGTTCGTCGACCGCAACTACTTGGCCTCCATCGCCGCGACGATCTATGGCGGCAGCGTCGACTTCGGTAACGCCACCGTCACCCAGCTCGTCAGCCATCAACTCGCCGCCGGATCCCGCCGCGGCTACCTGCACCAGCTGCTCGCCGGGGCGGTGTGGTCGAGCCTGTTCGCCCTCCCGGCAATCCGCCAACCCACCCTCATCGTCGCGGGCACCGACGACCCGATCATCCCGATCATCAACGCGCACATCATGTACCGGCTGATGCCGAACGCCACCCTCGTCACACACCCCGGCGGCCACGTCGACCTCCTCACCAACGCCGCCACGCTCGGCCCCGTCATCGAGAACTTCCTACGGAGAGCACCGTCGGCCTGA